A region of Pseudorasbora parva isolate DD20220531a chromosome 14, ASM2467924v1, whole genome shotgun sequence DNA encodes the following proteins:
- the LOC137040759 gene encoding uncharacterized protein, whose protein sequence is MFVLCRPGTFSTLMPGKRSSPVVKLRLLSGGISAGKTSPSTLLPVRLRWGNNKTHDARALVDSGAEDNFLDIRLAHELHLPISSLPHQISVSALNGQPLPNISLSTGPITLITSGNHTETISFLLMHSPVAPIVLGHPWLVKHNPRVDWGSDSVSMWSESCHGSCLVSACSSVSVSVFQEKATDLSNVPAEYRDLKEVFNRCLSSPCRVPVPCSSCFLCTGLWTLLLSISPTHHGLILTLHTVIRIPSQSLRHDLLLSVFPLYRFITEGSVQRSSITLLSICSINIVFCIAIASVLFIIT, encoded by the exons ATGTTTGTACTGTGCAGGCCGGGGACATTTTCTACACTCATGCCCGGTAAAAGATCAAGCCCGGTAGTAAAGTTGAGGCTACTATCGGGTGGGATCTCCGCCGGGAAGACCTCACCATCCACTCTCCTTCCGGTAAGACTGAGATGGGGGAACAACAAGACTCACGACGCACGGGCACTGGTGGATTCCGGAGCTGAGGACAACTTTTTGGACATTCGACTGGCGCACGAGTTACATCTTCCCATCTCATCTCTTCCTCACCAGATCTCGGTCAGTGCACTCAACGGACAACCACTTCCCAACATCTCCCTTTCCACTGGACCCATAACCCTCATCACCTCTGGCAACCATACTGAGACCATCTCCTTCCTCCTCATGCACTCACCCGTCGCACCCATTGTGTTAGGACACCCCTGGCTGGTTAAGCACAATCCCCGGGTGGACTGGGGCTCCGATTCTGTGTCCATGTGGAGCGAGTCCTGCCACGGCTCTTGTCTTGTCTCTGCTTGTTcttctgtttctgtttctgtGTTTCAGGAGAAGGCGACGGATTTGTCAAACGTGCCCGCGGAGTACCGGGACCTGAAGGAGGTGTTCA atcgttgtttgAGTTCCCCGTGTCGCGTGCCTGTTCCATGTTCCTCGTGTTTCCTGTGCACCGGACTCTGGACTCTTCTATTGTCGATCTCACCAACTCACCACGGACTTATCCTCACTTTGCACACAGTCATCAGGATCCCATCTCAGTCCCTGCGTCACGATCTCCTGCTGTCTGTGTTCCCGCTCTACCGCTTCATCACAGAAGGATCTGTGCAACGATCTTCCATCACTTTACTGAGTATCTGTTCAATAAACATTGTCTTTTGCATTGCAATTGCTTCCGTCCTGTTTATCATTAcataa